The sequence below is a genomic window from Qipengyuania flava.
GCGGCGTTTTCGCGACCGTGGCGACCCCGTGATAGCCCTTCTGGCCGTGCACCGCGAAATGCTCATAGCCGAGCTCGCGAAAGGCTTCGTAGGGGAACTGGTGCTCCTGGCACTTGATCTCCTGCAGGCACAGGACGTCGGGCGCGCTCTCCTTAAGGAAACGCTCGACAATCGGCATGCGCAGGCGGACGGAATTGATGTTCCAGGTAGCGATAGAGACCATGCCGAGCGAGGTAGGGGAGGCGAACCTGCGCCGCAAGCGTCATGCTTTCGTCTTTCGCAGGCCTGATATAGGGGCGCGCGACATTCACTTGGAGATACTGCATGACCTTCCGCTCCCTCTGCCTTGCCACCAGCGCTGCCGCTATGGCCCTTGGCGGGTGTTCGACCACCGCTGCGCAGGAAGCGCCGCAGGCGGCCGCTCCGGCTCCAGAGAAAAAGCGCGCGAAGAACGTCATTCTCTTCATCGGCGACGGCATGGGTATCTCCACCGTCACCGCCGCGCGGATCTATGCGGGCCAGAAGCTGGGGCAGACGGGTGAGGAGTATGTCCTGCCGTTCGAGAGGTTCGACAATGTGGCCCTCGTGAAAACCTACAACACCAACGCGCAGGTCCCCGACAGCGCAGGCACGGCCAGCGCGATGCACACCGGTGTGAAGACGCAGATCGGCGTGCTTGGCTATGGGCCCGGCATCACCCTGGCGGATTGCGCGTCGGGCGCGGGCGAGGAACTGGACCTGCTCGGTGACGAAGTGAAGGAGCGCGGCCTTGCCCTTGGCATCGTCAGCACCGCGCGCATGACCCACGCGACCCCAGCATCGGTCTATGCGCGCAGCGTCAGCCGGGACTGGGAATCGAACGCCGGTATCCCCGAAGACCAGCGCGGCCTTGGCTGCGCGGACATTGCCTCGCAACTGGTCGCGGCCCCCTTCGATGTGGCGCTGGGCGGCGGCAAGACCGCCTTTTTCGGGAGCGACGCGGACGGGTGGCGCCTGGAGGCTGACGCGAACCTGCCGGCCGACTGGGTCGCAAGGACGGGCGGGACCTATGTCGACAGCGCGAGCGCGCTGGCTGCGGCTCCGATGGACAAGCCGGTCCTCGGCCTCTTCTCGAACAGCCACATGACGTACATGGTCGACCGCGCCGCGGACAGCAGCGAACCCACGCTGACCGACATGACCGCAAGCGCCATCGGCCGCCTCAGCACGGATCCCGATGGCTACTACCTGATGGTCGAAAGCGGGCGCATCGATCACGGCCATCACTGGGGCAAGGCGGGCTATGCGCTGGAGGAAGCGGTCGAGTTCGCCCGCGCGATCCAGTGGGCGATCGACAACACCGACCCCGAAGAAACGCTCATCCTGGTGACCGCCGATCACAGCCACGTCTTCACCATCGCGGGCTACCCCAAGCGCGGCAATCCGATCCTGGGCTATGTTTCCAACCCGCTCGACGATGGCCCCTCGCTCGCCGCCGACGGCAAGCCCTACACGACGCTTGGCTACGCCAACGGCATGGGCGCTTTCGAAGGCGAACGGCCCATGCCGGAAACCGGGGTGAAGGCGAGCCAGCAGGCGGCGATCCCCCTCGATTCCGAAACCCACGCCGGAGAAGACGTTGCGCTCTACGCTAACGGACCGGGCGCCGAAAACGTGCGCGGGGTGATGGAGCAGAACCGGATCTACAATGTGATCCGCAAGGCGTTTGGCTGGGAAGAGTAGGGAAAGGGTCGAAGGGTTCTAATCTTCAGAGTCCTTGTTGCGTGCGTGAAGCGCATCCGCGCTTCACTTCGACTGTTCCGTCCCGCTCCCCCTCCCGACCACCCATGGCATTATTCTGATCGGGTGGTCGGGAGGGGGAGCGGGACGGAGCAGCAAGCCTTCGACGGATGTCGAAGGCGCACCCGACAAAAACACAAAAAACCCTCGCGCCGGGGGCATTGGCACGAGGGTTTCCTGTGAGCGTTCGTCACGCTTGGAACGAGAAGAACCAGGTCAAGGCGGTCAACAGGGGGGAAACCGTCTTGTGTCGTCTCGTGAAGTGAAGATTATTCGGCTTGCGCTTGCTCTTCAATGAACGTCGTGAGGCGGGATATCGCATAGATACCACCGCTCGCCGCCGAAGCGTTTATCCCGGGCGACGGGACGAGCGGCGCGGGTCGCGGAAGCTGAACGCGCTGTCCGCAACGGCCACGCCGTAGCGCTGGTTTGCAAGGCGCACCGTGGTCCGGTG
It includes:
- a CDS encoding alkaline phosphatase encodes the protein MTFRSLCLATSAAAMALGGCSTTAAQEAPQAAAPAPEKKRAKNVILFIGDGMGISTVTAARIYAGQKLGQTGEEYVLPFERFDNVALVKTYNTNAQVPDSAGTASAMHTGVKTQIGVLGYGPGITLADCASGAGEELDLLGDEVKERGLALGIVSTARMTHATPASVYARSVSRDWESNAGIPEDQRGLGCADIASQLVAAPFDVALGGGKTAFFGSDADGWRLEADANLPADWVARTGGTYVDSASALAAAPMDKPVLGLFSNSHMTYMVDRAADSSEPTLTDMTASAIGRLSTDPDGYYLMVESGRIDHGHHWGKAGYALEEAVEFARAIQWAIDNTDPEETLILVTADHSHVFTIAGYPKRGNPILGYVSNPLDDGPSLAADGKPYTTLGYANGMGAFEGERPMPETGVKASQQAAIPLDSETHAGEDVALYANGPGAENVRGVMEQNRIYNVIRKAFGWEE